The DNA region CTCGTATAAGTACAAGTGGATTGGATTACTCTCGAGTTATGAGAGGAACAAGGATAACTATGCGTGTTATTCTTCTTTCTTGCACTTTATATATGCTGCATATCTCTAACTAAATTGGATTATATAACCTTGTGTTTAGAATATGACTTAAGAGCCTTAAAAGAAAGAAAATGgcaacacaattcaaccccctccctcttgtgtttttctcaccttcatacGAGTACATAGAATTGCAGCTGATTAAAAGGAGCTCACCATTATTCCCAATAGACGGGGGAAAACTCCTCACAAAAGGTATTACCGCACAAAGAATGAACAAGAGAGTCCAAGACTTCACCAAGCTTACTCTCTTGAATACCCATAAACTTGAGGGATTTAGAAACAATATGCTATTTAAATTCATGCTTCTTAACCTTAATCTTCAACCCCACGAATAATGAACAATCCTACTAACATCAAAAACAACTTCTAGATCTCCTAGCCGACCTCAACCGCATATCCTTATTTACTAGATCCACAGGCCTCCATAATTCTTTGTCAACACTTAAAACATAAGTATACCTGAACTTCTTAGTAAGACGAAAAAAAATTGGCATTACCCTATTATATAAGTCAACTGAAATCCTAGAAGACTCTATCACTAGTCGTAACAAACAAACGTGAAGCATGTGGAAGAACATCTCCTAATGTAATAGAAGAGGTAATCCCTTGGGGACTCAAGCCTTACTCCCGCAATGGTCGGGGGAGACTATCCTGCAAACAGAAACCAATAGTAAAAAGGACTCACAATATATGTATCCAACAATAGATTGGAGAGGGTCATAATCATCTGATCCATAGTGGTCTCAAACATAAGTCTGGTGCCTACCCGTCTGAGAGTCCCTAAGGTAAGGAATGGTCTCGGTTCACCTCTCTCTAAAATGGGATTGGAAAATCTCTCCCAGTGGCAAGAACATAAAAAATGGTCAAATCGTATTGGAGAGAGCACCCTAAGTGAGGGAAGGACAAAGTCTCCACCCCATTGGACTAGTGGCAAGAACACATAAATGGTCAAATCGTATCAGAGAGAGCACCCTAAGTGAGGGAAGGACAAAAACTGAATTTTGGACCAGAGAGATAAAAATAGAGAAATCGTCAACCTGGGGTTGCAATTTCGAAGAATTAATTACATTTAGGGCCCAGCCCAAGTCCCTCACAGAACCGATAACAGACCAAGGAGTGACTGTGAAAGAGATCAAGCGCGGGGTATGCAAGTGATTACGATAATGGTAATGTTAATCCTGAACGAACAAATAAAAACATGCAGATTACAAAAATGTTAATGCAGATTGGAAAACCAATCCAGCATTAGAAGGAAATACGAAGATGAATGATATCAGGAGGAGGATGATATTGAGTTAGTGCACTCAGAAACATCATGGAATGAGATTTAAGGCAAGGAGTCAATAAGCTAATAACTCTAAGGAATGGTATGCATGGAAAAGAAGGATGCAGGAAGCATTTTTTTAGGGGGGAAAATGGTTATGCTGGCTGTAAAGGAAATTGATCAACGCCAGCTACGATTCCAGTTAGTATCGAGAAATAGAATGCAGAAGGAATGACATGcatgcaaaaatgaaaaacatTCTAGAGAATATTGTAGAATTATATAAGTGTTTCTATAAACCTGTATCTAAAAATCGAATGTTATAACTCAACTAGTTTCTGAGGGAAAACCTATATAGTGACATCCATATTCCTAAAAATTGTCATTCAATGAATTTGAAACATAGATGTCAATACTGAAAACCCGCTACAATCATACATTTCTAAATTTTTAGAGAGGATTCGCGTCTAGTGGGTTCAATGCACCAATTTGGCTGTTCGTTGTTAGAATCGGTCGCTGATATGCGTAGGACTCTGTCATGAAAGTCGCATAAGGTTGATCTATGGCCAACACTGATGTATGTTACGCCTTCTGCCGCAATCTTTTCGTACAGATGAACCTGCAACACAAAAGGCACAAGAAAATTAATCACTGCCACATTGATCAAGTTTGgattttgttgattttattttattaacAACTTTTCAGCCAAGAGCACCTCATTGGCTTCATCAAGTGCACTTGTCGACTCATCCAATAGAGCCAGCTGAGGTTTCGAAAGTAAAAGACGAGCAAACGCGAGACGTTGCTGTTCTCCCAGAGAAAGAACACTAGACCACTCATGTGTTGAATCCAAACCGAATCGAGCCAATATGTAGCCAAGACGGACATCCTCTAAGATCTTTATCAAATCATCTGTTTCCGGCTTCACAAGTTCGTTATTCATATCATCTGAGTTTGACAAAAAAGTAAGCACATCTGCACAGCAATTTTCAGTCTATCAGTAAATCATACACATTATTCCAGATTTAGGTGTACCAGAAAAAGAAGCTAGAAATCACATACCTTTTTCATTACTATCTGATGTGGGAACTACATCATCACCCCAAGTTGGATAAAGTAATTGTTGGCGAAGAGTACCTAAAACCATGTACGGCTTTTGAGGTAGGAAAAAAATTCCGGATTTTCTGCTTATGGATTTTCCTCCGTCTTCCATTGAGTCACGAGCTGTATTTATTAAAGGAGTATTCACATCTGAACTAAATTTCTCAGTGTCTTCCCCTTCTTTTACATAGTATATGATCTTTCCAGTACCAGTTTTCCATAGACCAGCCATAGCTCTTAACAAAGAAGTTTTTCCACTTCCACTTGGTCCTGTTATCTGTTAATTCGGTTACATTTGAAATGCATAAGTAAAACCCTACAGTTTTTATAAGTTAATGGTAAGGGGAGAGTTTCTTTCTTACCAGTAAATTATCCTTTTGCTTGATTGCCAATGATAAGTCTCTAATAAGTGTAGATTCACTTGGTGTCTTGAGAATCAAATTTTCTATCTCTAATAATGTTTCATGTTTCTCTTGTGGAGTTAATCCGTTAGATTCAAATACAGGTGAACTTATAAAGTCTTTGTATATAATATCTATGTCTTCCAAAGAATCGGGAAGAGATTTAGAGTTGCTTCTGTCCAAAACATCATCGAATTCACCTGCATATGCAATATAGAAACTGTTAGTCAGTAGTATACATTATACTCGAGAGGTGGCCGCAAAAGCATGTGTGCGACAACAGATGGAACAAACCATGGTTATCAGTATCTTTCGATATATGCAAACCATGGTTATCTTATCAGTATCTTTCAATATATGCAAACCATGTCTAGATAAGATAAGGGAAAAAGAATGATGTACCTAAACGATTAATGACGGCGGAAAAAGCACTTAATGCTTGAAACTGGTACACAATGAGAGAAAAGTCACCAAGGATGTGATTAAAAGCAGATACTGACTGATTGATGACACCAAACTCGATTTTTCCAGAGAAATACATTGGAGCAACAACAGCAGCAGGAAGAATTTGAATGACATAGCGATAACCACTGGTGAAGAACTCCAGATTTCTAGAAGAAATCAGCAATTGCTGTAAAAGAGAATTATAAATATTTCATCATGTTAACATAAGGTAGCCGCAATGAAAGAAGATAGGGTTTCAACAACAGATTTAAAGGGAAAAAGTAAACATAAGAAGAAAAATCTTACAGTCAGATTTTCGAAAGCACTTTTGAAGCGCGTCAGAAGAAGTTGCATCTCACTCTCTTCACCGCCATAGAAAGCAATTGATTCAGCATTTTCCCGAACCCTTACAAGTCCATAACGAAAGTCCGCCTCCTTTTTCTCTTGCAAGAAATTTAAAGTCACCAGGCCCTGTCATTTTCACCAATTCCAGTAAATGAAAATCGAACTACTTAAAAAGTCCTCTTGGAAGTTTTGCCTTGATTTAAAAATAACGCTTTAAAATAATAGACAATTACCTTTCCGAGGAAAACACTGATAGCTGTACCACCAATAGAGTATATGAGAAGAACAACAAAGAGTGGAGGATATATTCCATATAAGATGTTACTGAATGAGATTAAGTCTACGGCAGCGTTGAAGAGTGTCAAAGAGAAAGAAAGGGCTGTTCCGGTGAAAGAACTTAGATCATCAACAATTCGCTGATCTGGATTATCGATAATTGACTGTGACTGAAGTTTATAGAAAGTCTGATTCTTCAAATAGCGATCCATGTAATACCTCGTCATCCAAGACCTCCATCTCAATGAAAGAGTTTCTCTTGCATAATCTCTCAATACAAAAAACTGGAACACAGTGATGAATAAGGTTAGAAATTTAGGAAGAGGTTTGGAATAAGGTACAACAAACAAAAAGTTGCAGAAGCATCCATAGAGCTTGCATTCACGTCTTGCTAGAAAAGTTCAGAAAAAAGAAAGACACATGACATTATGACTTGgccttttttttttgttttcaccCTCTGGTTCCTAGGGGAATGGGGCCCTAGTAATCCAAAGTTCGGCCAGAGAAGTCATAGGTCTGGCCAAGCATTAGTCCCACCAGGAATCATTCTAAAAACTAAAGCAAAGTCTAGCAGAACTATACCTAAGAAAGTGCAGCAATGTGCTCACCGGGATTCCTCCAGCAAAGCCACCCAAGTAGTAAAGTAGCTGCTTCGTAAATTGCTCTTGATCCTTGTCTTGCATTAATAAACTTAAACAGGTTCAGTTGATTGTTGCCACTTCATACTAGAGTAAATAGTTTATTAAACAAAAGAACAGCAGAAAACTCATATACAAGCAAACTATGTAAGTTCAAATAGATGATCTTAGAATTTGGGAGGGGGGAGGGAGCAGTTTTGGCGGTTGCCTATATGATTAATCGGGTTCTATCTCTTATTATATAAGGAATGTTAAAAGTCCCATGTTGTATGAGATAGTctaaaaataaatttataattGGGAGACATTCATCACTCTAAAAGCTGGTTTTTGTAGAGTTCAGTAAGGCCTAACCCAAATTCTAGCATGGTATCAGAGCCGAATTTTACAGGCATCAGGGTTGTCGATGGCGGATGATGGTCCATGGAAGAGAGCCAAAATCCCGCCATACTGACCACTTTGCGCCGCCGTTATAGTGGATTATGGCAGAAAAACCCACAATATGGGCCAATATTTACCATCGCGGCAAGCCCAAAAATCGCCATGTATATCCGCCATAATGTTGCCATGGCAGATATTTGATAACACTGACAGGCATGTTGTGGGAATTGGACTCTGGCCCACGTTGCGGCTGACGGTGGGTATTGAAGTAGCATTTGAGTCCCAAATTGCCATGGTTCCTGTGATTCGCATTCTACACATGTGCTTGGACACCCTAATCAATTGAGCTAGCTTTTGGACTGAGATCCCAGCCCATTTAACCGATGATAAATGGAAGATTGAGGAATGCTAGATTGCTAGCATCATACTACTTTAAGATACCGGATTACACATTTTCTATACTTTCAATTACACTTTTTTACAGACAAACACTAGTTGTTAGTACGCATGGTGTTAGTAGCCAGAGTCTGAATTTTAGACTCAATTCTCAAACTCCTAGGGTAATATCAGAGTCATCTTAAGTTTAAGTTTTTGGAGGTCCTGTGTAGCTTAGCCACGATTCAACTACAACAACATTTACGGGTCATATTTAACTAAATTTTAACAATGGCAAGGATTTTATGAGACCCTATATAGGATTTAGCCGTAATAGTTTTTGGGCCCGCGGTGCAGTAGCGCATCTTGCACACCGACACCGTCAAACACTGTCCTTAATAATACTACTAATTACTAATAGTAATACTAAAATGTAATAAAGAGTATATTAGCATTCTTCATGTAAGTTAGCACAGAACTAATGCCCATAATTAGAACAAATAAACTTACTGGCAAGTGCATTATAGAAATCTCTCCCTAGAAAACTGAATCCAACACTAATTCCAGTGGTAGCCAAAGTGAGAATAAAAACACTAGCCAGCTGCAATCTTGCTTGGACCTTATCATCAGAACTCCAATAAGGAGCAGCCACTTTCCAGAACCTTCTAAACAGCGTCTGAAGATCAGGATTCTCCCCCTCTGCAGCCACAGCACCATCACTCCCTCCTCCCAATTGCCCCTGTTTCTGCACACTCACCAACAAAAGTTTCAAACTTTATAACATAATCAACGACCCATCAACCAAATCttcaacaaaatcaacattaaAAGCAAGAACAAAAAGAAAAACCTTATCGAGATCAACTGGTAATAGAGATTTTCCAGATTCAGATGAAGAGAAACATTTGTTCAAATTCCTCCTCTTGAAATGCCTTCCATTGGAAATAGGCATAATGGACGATTGTTGTGAAAATTGGGTAAGGAAAGTGAAACCTTGATGAAGTTGCACATGGTGATTGAATTGATTGAAGGAAGGGTTTGATTTATAAGAAAAGAATAAAAGTGGGTTCGAGATTTGTTGAGTCAGCAAAATcatattttattattaaattaaaaaagaGAAACTTCCTTTCTGGGTATTCTTAAATTTGGTCTAAAACAATAAATACATGTAACATGAATGCTTGGTTTTGCTGTGTTTTCGTGAATGCAAAGATATAGGCAACATTGTCGTACCTTGTTGTAATAGTGAAATGTGTTGAGTGAGTGAGTGAAGAGGAAAATTGGGAGCAGCAATGAATGAATATCGGTGAATTATCCGTAAGGTGTGATTTTGTGTGATCCATACGTTGCCACGCAGAGAACGTTAAGCTTCCATAGCCATCAACTAGCCCACTGCATTGTTACAAATTCTTGTTTGTTTTGAATTTTATTctttttgttatatttttttttttaaattaatcCAAAATGTATAAGTACCAaatactttatttatttattttcgtcGTCAATATTAATATCCGGTGTACTTAATTTATTAATCTGATTTGAAAATCAGTTCTGCCATCAAGTAATTTCAATCCTATTCTAATCATAATGACAGAGATCGAACCGTAGTCATCTCTATTAAATTTAATGTTAATCAAACTTGCCTAACTATAGATTGGTAAAATTACcaaattgatttttattttattttttggataaggaaaatgtatttttttatacttaatatgttgtttaaaaaagGAAATTATGGTATGTGTAATTAGATTAAGGGATTAAAATGATAAATATTCAATTAAAGTTCATCCTAACTCTAGTtttaaaaaaaagtatatttAAGTCTGTCCACCTACGCCTCGAATCTAACAAGAAAAATCGATTTAATTAAGGATGAGGTAGGTGCAAAAAAAATCCTGTTTTTAATTACGGGGCGGGGGATGTTAGTATCCGCCTCACACCAACCCATGTCTCCATCCCGACctattaaatatattttattatttttatttttaataatttaattaaatttattagaattttattttaaatatatagGTTAAATAAAAATGACCCACTATTATCAGTATTATTAAAATGatcaaatatttaatttaattattaattgACAAATGTTAGCATGTGCCCCAAGGGCACAAGTTAATGATACATTTATAGAAATATTCTTTTGGAATGCGTGCATTTAATTTCTTAAacttaaaattttattttattccaCACAAAATTTTCAATAGTAGTAACCTTAACTTGTACCCCAAGGGCATAAGTTAGCAAGACCCTTATTAATTTGTGTTGTTCTAAAAAAATATgcattttaaataaaaattataatttatCCGGGTGGGGGCAAGACGGAGCGGAGAAACTCATTCTCCGTTGGGGGCGGGGTGGATGGTCATTTGTTAACCCTGATTGGGGGCGAGATTCATACAAGGAGGCGGGGCAGGTGCGGGTTTGGGAATGCTTAAACTCGTACATACTCCACCTTGTTGCCATGTCTAACTTGCAATATATCTTTGAAGAGTAAAATCATATGTGAGTTGGGTGACATTAGGTTAAAGATGGATATTAATAGAGTTTATGATATGCTTGATTGGGATTACCTCGTAGAGAGAGATATCATATTGCCAATGAGTTTTGGTACACACTAGATCAATTAAAAAATGTTATGTGTTAGGATTGTCATGAAGAAGGTTTTTCTATTAAATCTTTGTCAAGAATACAATCAATCACATTTAAAAGACTAAATATTCATTGAACTTCACATTATCCAACACAAGAGTTTTACCTTGTGGTGAGATTGGTAAGAACTAAAGATCGAGAATTCAGATTATACATTACTAAACAAATAGTTATACAAAAATGTAAAGCTAAGAAGTCGCGACAATCATTTTCAACCTTCTTATTACATGTGATCTTTGGTGTAGTGACTTTCATAATCAATTTCGCAACAACAAAGGAAATTAGTTCAGAGAGATGGTAGAGGCAACTAATTCTTCTAGATTTGTTGTTGTGGATAAAACATGTGCAAGTATACACAATCAAATAAATAGTAAGTGATAAAAAAAACATTGATCACTGTGAGGATTGGGTTTAAACATTTTCATAAACCATTTGAAACAACTAAAGTAATTCATAAGGCAAGAAAAGATTAATATTTGGTTTTATGCAACAAGATTGAAAATGATAATAATGTGAAACATAGTTTGCAAATATGTTAGACAATGATCCATTCCATGATTTTATCTAGTGTTTGTAGTAATGTGTGGTGTCATGTCATGTGAGGTCGGAGTTAAATCTTAAGGTGTTTGTCAACAACATGAAAATATATGCAACAGTACACTAAGATCACCTTATGGCTAAGTCTTCAATAGCACAACTAAACTTAAAGTAAAACTTGTCATGTTTACCCATAAGTCTCTAATCCGTTATATATAAAGTAATTAAGTAAGCAAATCATGTCTACTCACCATTTTACCATATTAGTTTTTGAAATTCATTTACTAACCATTATCGCAACTTAATAAAATTCCATTTAACTCTAAGATGATCATACCCAAAATTAAATGTACGAAAAGAATATATAATAACTAAACATAACATAAAACACATTCATTCACATTCAAATACTACTTGTTCATGGAATTTCACAGTATCCAACAAAAATAGAAGTTAGCTCATAGTGAGCAAAGATAGAACTAAGTACAAAAATATTATATTACATATTTTCATACAAATAGTAGAAATTGATAAAATTTAAAGAATTAATAATAATCCTTTTTAGACTTCTAATTGCAGGTGATATTTAGTGTGGTTCATTTGTGCGTCAACTTTACAACAAAAATGCAATGGAGTTAGGGAATGATATTTATAGTTTTGGTTTGTCATTTACTTAACTTCTCCTTAATTCCTTTCAAGTTACCCTCTAATGTAGAGTTTCCTTTCAATTTGTAGACCCTTTTTTTGTCTTCGAGTCAACCTCATTTTATCCAATTAGTATTGACCTAAAATTGGAGCATATTTTCTTTTAAGGTAATAATGTGATAGTACATTGCACATGTGTGACAATTTTCACTCTTCCTTGAAATTTTTCAGCCTTATACATTCCTTGTCGACTTAGGAAATATCTTAACATATAATATCTTCTTTTGTTTTAGTTTTTTCAAGTGTCACGGCTCCAACCATCATCTTCTCACACTTAAGCTTGCTAGGAATCAATAATTAAGCATCATCGTGACACTAATCATCACTAGAACTAATCTTCCACATTAAAAACCAAGTGAAGTCCACAAAAAACACTATGTGTTGAGCTATAAATTATAACAATGTGGCTCAAAACATATCAAACTAATACTTTTCATCTAAGATGCAAGGGATGCATTCAACTATTTAAGACCTAAATAACTCGAATAAGTGGAGTTATCACACCCTCAAACTTGAATCTTAATATGTCCTTAGGTGATTACACAAAGGTTTCACATAAATTTGTCAATCTATTGGATGAATTATGATGATATCAACACACTATAGAAACAAAGCTTTTAAGTTCAAAGTGTGTTCAAAATTTGGCATAACTTGCATAAAATCTATAATAtttgatgtgtgtgtgtgtgtgtgtgcgcgcgcgtgcaatcgtgcgtgtgtgtgtgtgtatgtgtgtgtgtgcgcgtgtgcgTGTGACTTATGACATACGATATCACTTAATCAAACTTATTGAAAATATATAACATGTTTTCTAGTTTATTTTTACTTTCTATTGTTCTAAGGTTTGAATCCAAGTTTTAATAAGAAATGATATTATTCCTTTCGGGAACTTAGGATTTAGACTTTATTAAGTTCAAGGGGTTCTGCttgcattttttttctttttttttctttatatTATGGATATTATTTTATAAATCATAGATGTATTACTTTCATTGTGTTCATCAGTCGCGGATGTATTACTTTCATTGAGTTCCATCAAAGAAATAAGAGTAAATACTTTGGATGAAGCTTTTGGAAACTATGATGGATAAGACTCAATTTGAGGTGAAGGTTCCTATTAGGGATACTAATAGTAGTGAGAGAACGATTATAGAGGCCTCTAATTATCATTTGACTCGTGATAAGATAGGGAGAAAGATTGTATCATCTCAAAGGAACGATTATACAGGCCTTGGGTATTATACTTTAAATGTGAATGAAGGATTGTAAAACTCAAAAACAGAGACCTTCTGGTAGGAATTTTAAAGTAGGTGGAGTCAAAGATGATTGAAGAACCATATTTGTGTCTTGTTAGATTATTGAAGCTGGGAAAAGGTGATTGGGAGAAAGTGGATGTAAGTGGTAAAATAAAGGTTCAAATGAGGCTTAAACTTTATAAAAGTGTTCAATAGATGTTGAATTGGTCGAGAGTAGTAAGGGGATTGATGAGTAAATTGGAATCACCATGGTTTCAATTCAATGTGTTGAAGTATCTCTTAAAATCTTAAGTGATGAAGAGAAGAAAACATATTTAGAGATTGCAAAAATCAGAAATCAACTTAAAATTCGAAAGAGGTCAGTAGTGGGGACGACTGAGGGTTTGGTTGATGGAGAGTGGACATGGCCGGTAGCAACTTCGTCGAGTCGATCCTAGCGGACGATTCGGTTCTTTCGAATATTGGACCATGTCTAAGTACTTTGTGTGTATTGGGCCAGGAGCAACGACAAACCTGAGTTTTTGCTGTGGTGGTAGAAGAGCTTACCTGCAAGGTTAGCACTCCAACACTCAAGTTAGGATGTGAAAGAGATAAGTGAATGAAGTTTGAATTTGAAATTGTGTTCCTGAATTTGGTGCGCTTACTCTTTATATAGTGGAGCAATTATAACAACCCTTTTATTTTTTACGCGTATAGTGCGGGGAACCTTTGGATGTATCCTGACTTTAGATCTTTTGTACCTTTCCTTATGGtagtttgcatgtgttttaatAAAATTGGATAAATCCTTGATTCCTTTGGATCGTCATCCAATGGCCATTCTAGTCGGCACGAAAAACTTGCCCCTCAAGCCCCTGTCTTCGTATGATAGTGCAGGGGTTTGTCGCATTAGTCTCATTCATGATAGTCATTTTTTGCATAGATGAAAACCAAAATAAGACATTATTGTTTTTGGGTGATTCACTCATTTAATGCACCTCGTGCTTCAAATTTCTTTTCGTAGGTTCCCTCATAGTCACCTTCAGGAACTGAAACACTTAAGTGTCTTCTCGATGTGATATGAATCATTGATAGAGTTTATTCCTTTTAGAAAGTCATCATACAATTCTTGAGGAGTCGGTTGCATATTTCTTTGAAACGTTCTTTTGCTTCATTATTATTTGCACTTTCCATGACGCTTCCTTTTCTGCACCTGAAGGAAGTAGTATTCATCATGAGTAAAAAATTAAAAGAAGATACTTCTGCCTCTTGGGTTGATCCTGCTTTTTCCTCAACTATTTCTATCTTTGTTCGAGAGAGTGGGGTTAACGGAGCCTTTCTTGACGTGGTTCATTTTTGTACAAGAGCATCTTGACTCCTAATGAAGATAAGAGAATTTGTAGCTAGTATGGAGAATGGTTCATCCCTTTCAATGAATGTACCTTTTCGATCATTGGTCTTCGGTTTCCTATCAACAACTTCAAAATAGAGGTTTTGAACCACTTGATGGTTGCCTCATCGCAGTTACATTGTGCGAGTTAGGCGTATGTTAAAGTTTTCTAGTACTTGTGTGAATATTTAAAGGAGAAACCCTATTTGTTCCTTTTCTTCCATATTTTCAAATTTCAATGTAGTTATGTGGCTTAGGCGTTGAGCCATGGTTTGATTAATTTGGTGCAAACTGTTTATAATTTTGGGATGTTTTTGGAGAGCTTGAAGCATTTCGAAATTGATTATATTGGGTCACCTCATCCACCTAGAGGCTCATGCAATGATATGCACCATAGCCAACAAAGTGGAAGGCAGGTGTAGTAATCTGTTTCCCAAATACTTGAACGATGATCACTTTTTGATGGGGAGTGGATTGTATGTTTATAAGGAGGATGACCTTTCCCAAGAGGATCTATAATTGAAGAAATTGTTGGTTGGTTTCGTCAAAGAGTTGAGTTACCCCGAGGGTATTACTCATTGGGATGAAGCTTCACGGAAGTGCTTGAAATGACTTATTGACACTCGTATGTTGATGAATGCCCGCACCAAGGATGAAAAGAATGTCATTTTTTGTGAATTCTGGAGGTGTTCGGTCTCTCTATCGTATGTTCAATTATTTGTAATGTACTTACTTTGGTAATCATTATTTGGAAACTTAATTAAGGATGAAGAGGTGTTCCGCTTATTGGGACAAGGAATTCGACAAACTTAAATTATAGTGGGGCCTTCAAATGCTTCGAGCCTGGTTGGTGTTTCTTCCTCCTTAGGGCCTGTCGAGGGTGTCGGTGCTTTGAATGACCCTTGTCAACCATTGTGTGAGTCAAATCCTCCAAAAATATTATGTGTCTACCTCAGAAGAGGATTGTTCTTACTTAACCAACCTGGCCAAGCGGGCTCTTGAGGAGGAACTGTCAACTCTGACACGTTATATGTGGCACGCTTTTGCTGCTCTTGCCATTGGTAGGGCCGCCTATTAGGATTCTTTCTTGTTCGAtcaatgatgcaaggagaattAGCAGATAAAAGAAAGTATCTGTAACTTGACACTCCAGCAAGATATGTACCTGCAAAAAATACATGAAGCACATGCTTCTTTAGTTGGAGTATGTGATGTTTTGAGTTCCCTAAATCTCCCTAACTCGTTAGTTTACCAATTGACTCTTTTGGTGATGAGCGTAACATGGAGGGATAATGCCTTGGCTTATGCTTGGTCTACTTTATCGGCTACACGTGTGTGTGTCTCTCTGTAGTTCAGAGAGATCTCAAAAACCTGCACCTTGAATGCCTCTTTTGCTCATAATTTAAATGAATCATCCAATGCTAGTACGGCAGATATTTTAGAGTCCTTTGAAAATGCCTTGCAACAAGTATAGAATTTTCACTTTTCTCTATGTATTTTGAGGGAGCAAGTGTGGTTATACCCAAATGCTC from Lathyrus oleraceus cultivar Zhongwan6 chromosome 1, CAAS_Psat_ZW6_1.0, whole genome shotgun sequence includes:
- the LOC127135130 gene encoding ABC transporter D family member 2, chloroplastic isoform X1; the protein is MILLTQQISNPLLFFSYKSNPSFNQFNHHVQLHQGFTFLTQFSQQSSIMPISNGRHFKRRNLNKCFSSSESGKSLLPVDLDKKQGQLGGGSDGAVAAEGENPDLQTLFRRFWKVAAPYWSSDDKVQARLQLASVFILTLATTGISVGFSFLGRDFYNALANKDQEQFTKQLLYYLGGFAGGIPFFVLRDYARETLSLRWRSWMTRYYMDRYLKNQTFYKLQSQSIIDNPDQRIVDDLSSFTGTALSFSLTLFNAAVDLISFSNILYGIYPPLFVVLLIYSIGGTAISVFLGKGLVTLNFLQEKKEADFRYGLVRVRENAESIAFYGGEESEMQLLLTRFKSAFENLTQLLISSRNLEFFTSGYRYVIQILPAAVVAPMYFSGKIEFGVINQSVSAFNHILGDFSLIVYQFQALSAFSAVINRLGEFDDVLDRSNSKSLPDSLEDIDIIYKDFISSPVFESNGLTPQEKHETLLEIENLILKTPSESTLIRDLSLAIKQKDNLLITGPSGSGKTSLLRAMAGLWKTGTGKIIYYVKEGEDTEKFSSDVNTPLINTARDSMEDGGKSISRKSGIFFLPQKPYMVLGTLRQQLLYPTWGDDVVPTSDSNEKDVLTFLSNSDDMNNELVKPETDDLIKILEDVRLGYILARFGLDSTHEWSSVLSLGEQQRLAFARLLLSKPQLALLDESTSALDEANEVHLYEKIAAEGVTYISVGHRSTLCDFHDRVLRISATDSNNEQPNWCIEPTRRESSLKI
- the LOC127135130 gene encoding ABC transporter D family member 2, chloroplastic isoform X2, which encodes MQDKDQEQFTKQLLYYLGGFAGGIPFFVLRDYARETLSLRWRSWMTRYYMDRYLKNQTFYKLQSQSIIDNPDQRIVDDLSSFTGTALSFSLTLFNAAVDLISFSNILYGIYPPLFVVLLIYSIGGTAISVFLGKGLVTLNFLQEKKEADFRYGLVRVRENAESIAFYGGEESEMQLLLTRFKSAFENLTQLLISSRNLEFFTSGYRYVIQILPAAVVAPMYFSGKIEFGVINQSVSAFNHILGDFSLIVYQFQALSAFSAVINRLGEFDDVLDRSNSKSLPDSLEDIDIIYKDFISSPVFESNGLTPQEKHETLLEIENLILKTPSESTLIRDLSLAIKQKDNLLITGPSGSGKTSLLRAMAGLWKTGTGKIIYYVKEGEDTEKFSSDVNTPLINTARDSMEDGGKSISRKSGIFFLPQKPYMVLGTLRQQLLYPTWGDDVVPTSDSNEKDVLTFLSNSDDMNNELVKPETDDLIKILEDVRLGYILARFGLDSTHEWSSVLSLGEQQRLAFARLLLSKPQLALLDESTSALDEANEVHLYEKIAAEGVTYISVGHRSTLCDFHDRVLRISATDSNNEQPNWCIEPTRRESSLKI